AGGCGATTGCGGCACGTTACGGAGCAGGAGAAGCCGCAGTGCTGGCATTCGCCGCAGGTGCTGACCTCATTTTGATGCCGGCCGATGCCGTGGCTGCCATCGACGCCCTCTGCGATGCACTCCATTCGGGTCGAGTGCCCATGGCCAGGCTCCACGACTCCCTGGATCGCCGCGAGGTTGCGTTGAACTCGATCCCTCAGTCACTCGATTTGGACAACAACGAGCCCACAATCGAAACAAGAGAGGAAAGAGCTCTCACGCTGGAGCTGGTGTCACGGTCGCTTGAGATCTCCAACCCTTCCACCACCAATGGGGCAACACAGCCCAACCCCATCGATGGCATCAATTTGATCCGAGTCGATGGGGTTCTTCCCTGCCCGGTGCTTCCCGCCGATGCCCCTGCGATCCTGCTCCCCAAGCCTCTGGGATTCCAAACCGTGCTGAGTCATCCCCTAGGCGTTTCCCCATGGTCGGATGCTGCAGACCCTCTGGGCCCTCTGGCGATCGATCGCCTCGGAGACGGGCCTGTACTCCTGCAATTATTCATACGCGGCAATCCATTTCAAGCCAACCGCAGCGTTGGGGAGCCTTGGACGGATGCCATCCAACAACTGCTTGACCTAAATCGATTGTTTGGCTTGGTGGTGTATGGAAGCCCCTACGTCTGGGAGACCCTGAGCGCACTTCTGCCTCGGTCAATACCAGCGGCATACAGCCCGGGGCAAATGCCTGACGCACAGCAAGCGTTGCTTCAACGTTTGTTGAACCAGAATCCTTCTCCAGCTCTATCGACGCTGGGCATCAATGAATTCACCGACTGAACGGGCCTAGCCTCTGCCCCAGTTGTGCCCAAGACCATGCTCAGCCTCTCAATGATCGTGCGCAACGAACAGGAGCGGCTTGGGGCCTGCCTGGACTCCGTGAAGGCCTTTGCCGAAGAAATGGTCATCGTTGACACAGGCTCTACCGACAACACCATTGCGATTGCAAAAGCGGCAGGTGCAAGGGTCGAACACTTGCCTTGGCCAGGCGATTTCGCTCCAGCCAGGAATGTCGCCCTTGACTTTGTGAAAGGCGACTGGGTGCTCGTGCTTGATGCGGATGAATGCCTGAGGGCAGAAGCCATCCCTGCTCTCAAGGCGCTCATGGCCCAACCGGATGTGCTGGTCATCAACCTGCTGCGCCATGAGCAGGGTGCTGCGATGGCGCCCTACTCCAGCGTGAGTCGCCTCTTTCGCCGCCACCCCCGCATTCGCTGGAGCCGCCCGTATCACTCGATGGTGGATGACAGCGTGCGCGAACTTCTCCGGGACGAACCCCACTGGCGCATCGCCGACTGCCCAGAGCCTGCCCTGCTTCACGACGGTTACCGGCCGGAACAACTGCAGGGAACGGATAAAGCAGACCGTCTCCGCCGGTCCATGCAGGAATGGCTGGAACAGGAGCCAGGACATCCCTACGCCTGCGCCAAGCTCGGGGCCCTCGAGGTCGCAGATGGGGATCGGGTTCAAGGCATCGCCCTGTTGCGCGAAGGGCTTGCCAACCTTGGCGAGGG
The window above is part of the Synechococcus sp. WH 8020 genome. Proteins encoded here:
- a CDS encoding glycoside hydrolase family 3 N-terminal domain-containing protein; this encodes MNADDLRQAVARLLVVRASGHATDRERRYPRWELSNHELEQLLGAGVGGVILLGGTATELRQRCRRLQRWAGQPILLCADVEEGVGQRFEGASWLVPPMALGRLYQRSPRKAVQLAENYGRCCGNQAKRCGLNWVLAPVCDVNSNPKNPVINVRAWGEDPHTVGELTGAFQRGLAATGVLGCAKHFPGHGDTATDSHLELPLLPHSRERLKSLELQPFRTLILEGVSSVMTAHLLIPALDAEWPATLSAEVLTTLLRVDLGFKGLVVTDALVMEAIAARYGAGEAAVLAFAAGADLILMPADAVAAIDALCDALHSGRVPMARLHDSLDRREVALNSIPQSLDLDNNEPTIETREERALTLELVSRSLEISNPSTTNGATQPNPIDGINLIRVDGVLPCPVLPADAPAILLPKPLGFQTVLSHPLGVSPWSDAADPLGPLAIDRLGDGPVLLQLFIRGNPFQANRSVGEPWTDAIQQLLDLNRLFGLVVYGSPYVWETLSALLPRSIPAAYSPGQMPDAQQALLQRLLNQNPSPALSTLGINEFTD
- a CDS encoding glycosyltransferase; protein product: MLSLSMIVRNEQERLGACLDSVKAFAEEMVIVDTGSTDNTIAIAKAAGARVEHLPWPGDFAPARNVALDFVKGDWVLVLDADECLRAEAIPALKALMAQPDVLVINLLRHEQGAAMAPYSSVSRLFRRHPRIRWSRPYHSMVDDSVRELLRDEPHWRIADCPEPALLHDGYRPEQLQGTDKADRLRRSMQEWLEQEPGHPYACAKLGALEVADGDRVQGIALLREGLANLGEGDKHAAERYELLLHLGIALSSENTDQAIEFYKQALAQALDVRLGLGARLNLAALLLQTNKIDEAIQLTTIACQRAPEVALAWYNLGLMQRRKGAIKDALQSYERALSLEPSHAECHQNLAVARLVGGDIDGARESFREAIALLNSQGKGDQARALQDQVGGLVKLDEVNA